The genomic region CACTCGCTCAACTGTCGCTCCAGTATCGTCGACGTTCCCCCAACTTCACCTCGCTTattttgctgctgctgctgccgctgctgcaccggcgccgccatgtctTTCATCACGGTCGCTGCGGCCACGCTGCCCAGCGTGCCTCTGGACTTTCAGGGCAACCGCGACCGTATCATTGAGTCGATTCGCCTCGCCAAAGCAAAGGGCGCAACCTTGCGCACCGGTCCCGAGGTTCCATCTCCCGCCCATCGAGTCGATAGAGGAACATTGCTAAGGATCCGTCTCCATGTAGCTTGAAATCCCCGGCTATTCCTGTCTCGATCACCATCTCGGTTAGTTTCTTCTCACCACCTCTCCTCCCCATCATCACAAAAGCATCATGCGTACTCACGTCCTTCACTCACACGTCTCACCCACGCTGCAGAGGGAGACACCGTCATCCACTCCTGGGAagtcctcgccgacatcatCAGCGATGAGGCCTGTAAGGGGATGctcatcgacgtcggcatgggttgccgccaccgcaaCATCCTCTACAACTGTCGCGTCCTCTGCACCTACAAGCGCATCCTCTTCATCCGCCCCAAGATGTCCCTCGCCAACGACGGCCTGTATCGCGAGACACGCCACTTCACTGCCTGGCCCAAGAAGATGCAGACGGAGACTTACTACCTCGAGAGCGTCATTGGCAACATTACCGGCCAACGCAGCGTGCCCATTGGAGATGCCATCCTCTCTACCCTCGACACCGCCATTGGGTGTGAGACCTGCGAGGAGATGTTCACTCCCAGCAACCCTTCCACATACATGTCTCTCAATGGTTGCGAGATCATCCTGAACAGCAGTGCATCCCACGCTGAGCTTCGCAAGCTGAAAACCCGCATCGACCTCATCGCCaactcgacgaggaagacgggcggctgctACGTCTATGCAAACGCCATTGGCGTCGACGGAGAGGCGCGCATGATGTTCGACGGCTCCTCCATGGTCCTTCTCAACGGCAAGGTCATGGAGCAGGGACCGCAGTTCTCTCTTCAGCCCGTCCACGTTCTTACAGCCACTATTGACATTGAGGAGATCCGCAGCTTTCGCTGCAGCATCTCGCGAAACGTCCaaggcgccgcgcagcctgACTACCCACGTGTAGAGCTTGACATGCGCCTCTCTCGGCCGGCCGATCAAGTCTTTCTCTCCGATACCATTCAAATCTCGCGCCCCATTGAGCCTCGCATTCTCGACCCCATGGCTGAGATTTGGCTGAGTACGGCCGTCTATCTTTGGCAGTACTTGACGCGGACAAACTCTGCGGGCTTCTTTCTGAGTCTTTCCGGTGGACTCGACAGCTCCACCGTCGCACTCTTCGTCCACGGCATGGCAAGGCTCGTCATATCATCGATAGAAGCGGGCGAAGAGACGACACTGGCTGACCTCAGACGGGTTACTGGAGTCAAAGACCTGACGCCCAAGTCGCCGGATGAGATCGTCAACCGCCTGCTCACAACATGTTATACGGGCACTGTCAACTCATCTGAGGAGACTCAGTCGCGTGCCCGGCGCTTAGCCGAGAAGCTTGGGGCGTGGCATCTGGACATTCCCATCGACCCAGCCATCGAAGCGCACAAGTCGCTCGTTAAGACGGCGTTGAACTTCACGCCGAGTTATAGTGTAGAGGGCGGCACGCAGGCGGAGAACCTGGCGCTGCAGAACCTGCAAGCGCGCAACCGCATGGTAGTGCAGTACACCCTCGCTCAGTTAGTGACTACGGCCAGAAAACTGCCCCGAGCTGGCTCGGCTTTGTTGGTGCTCACCAGCGGCAACGTGGTAAGtagtcggccatgtcgcgccCCAACCGAATTTCGACAGCTGACATGGAGCAGGACGAGAACCTGCGCGGCTACTACACAAAATACGATGCCTCGTCGGGAGACATTGCCCCGTTGGGAAGTATATCCAAGAATGACGCGAAACGTTTTCAGGCGTAGGTTTCGATGTGACACGATTAAGATGAGCGAGAGCGGATCTGACAGATGCAGGTGGGCGCGTGAGAATTGGGACCTTCCCATCATGACGGTATGGCGAACCAGGCGCGGCGAATGGCCAAAAACTGACGAGCACAGGAATTCATCGAAgcaacgccgacggcggaaTTGTTGCCACTATCAGCTGGTGTGCAGGATGATGAGTCTGAAAATGAGTGCGTATCTGCCCTTGCGTGCATTGAGTCTATCTGACATGGATACCATACAGGATGGGCCTCACATACGACGAGCTCTCCATGTTTGGCATCCTACGCAAGGTGGACAAGCTCGGGCCGTGGTCGTGCTACCTCCGCCTTCTGGGCGTCTGGAAAGACAAGGAGGGGATGACGCCCAAGAAGATTGCCGAAAAGGTTATGCGCTTTTTCAGAAACTATGCCATCAACCGACACAAGGCAACCATCATCACCCCGTCGATCCATTTGTCTGCCTACAGTGCGTTGCCGTGTCTCCCCGTGCCCTTGCGTCACTGACATCCAATGCAGACCCTGACGATAATCGAGCGGATGAGCGGCCATTCCTGTACGTTGTGAATTGGCCGTGGCAATTCAACAAGATTCGCGACCACGCAGAAGAGCTGGAGCGCCGGCTGAGCAAGGTGGCGCATAACGTATGAGGGGCATTGCGACCGTATCTAGACTCCGAATAGACTGGACGAGTAGACGTCGAATGTCTACTTTCCCCCCTGAATTATGCAGCCAACGTTCGATTCCGGGGAGCAATCTCGACCACAGGGCCGAACTCTGACCATGTTTAGTTCAGTGTCATGTCCTTGCGAAAAGTGTCCGCCCCCACCACCAATTGActtgccgctgacgccgtTCACAACCAACAGCAGGTGGTCAGCCCAAAAAGGAAGGCCCCAAGCAAATGGCCCAGTCAATTGGCCAATCTACAGCGAGCGTGAGGCGGAATCGAACATCGCATGCCGCGGCAGCACGGCACGGTTTAAGCATGGCGAGCTGCACTGATTGCAGCTCGCGAATCGTCGCGACCACGGTGCTCTTTCAAACTCACCGCATCACTCAAAACCGCATCGCGCTCGCCCAGCATGGATGGCTGCGAGAGTGCATTTGGCCCCGCGGCAGGGCCTTGCGGTGGGCGTTTTGACTTGACGCTGTTATTCGAACAGTACTTCCTGTCCATCGTACCGTCAGCCTTGCTTCTCGTCGCAATTCCCCCACGACTGGTGTCTTTGTCGAGGCAGGGAACCAAAGTTCATCAATCGTCCATAGCAGTGGTGAAACTCGTATGGCGGACCGCGTCGTTTGTCCTATGGTCAATACTGACGAGTACAGGCCTTTTGCATACTGCTCGGAGCTCTTCAGCTCGCGCTCGCAGTCCTTTGGGCGAGACGCTCGAATGAATGGTCCCCTGTGCAACGCGCTGCCACGGCTGCGTCGGGCATCGGTGTCATTGCGGCTCTCGCGCTCGCTGCTCTCAGCTACAACGATCATGGCCGGTCCGTCCGACCCTCGTCACTCATCTGTCTCTACCTCGTAGTCGCAATTGCTTTCGACGCGATGCAATGCCGCACCCTGTGGCTTCTGGGCGATGACGTCCGCAACGCGGCGCACGTCTTCACCGCTGTAACAGCTTGCAAGGTCGTGATGCTCTTCCTTGAAACGCGCACCAAACGCAGGGCCCTCTTGCTGAAGTGGCAGCATGTCGGACCAGAGGCCACGAGCGGCATCATCAATCGTCTATTCTTTTGGTGGCTAAATCGCCTCATGATGAGTGGCTTCAATGGAAACCTCTCCACTTCGTCGCTCTACGACCTAGACGATGAGCTGCTTTCAGAGCCACTCCTGGATAGGCTGCGCTTGTATTGGCGCATCAACAAGGCGAGGGCTGATAGTAAATATCCCCTGGTCTGGGCATTGCTGCAGGCCGTCCGCGGCGGATTGCTAGTATGCATCGTCCCCCGACTGTGCTATTCGGCACTGAAGCTCTCGGAGCCATTTCTGCTTCTCCGTGTGGTGCAGTACATGGATGACGCTCGACAAGAGCAGCGAGAGACAGGATATGCTTTAATTGTCGCCACCGGCCTGGTGTACGCCGGCCGTGCTGTATGCCCTGTCTCCTTTTTCCAAACGTCCAATACCGTACTGACGGCATGTGCCAGTTTGCCAGTAACTTTTACGACTACAAACAGCGCAGATACATGACTATGATTCGCGGCGCTCTGTCTGCTCTCGTCATGCACGAAACGGCAGACTTgcacaacgccgccgcgggatcGGCCACCGTAACCCTTATAACGTCCGACGTGACGCGCGTTGCGGACAGCTTCGACGCCCTGCACGAGATTTGGGCCAGCATTTTGGAACTCTTCTTTGCCATTTGGCTACTCCAGCGACAGCTAGGTCTCGGAAGCATCGGCCCTCTCATTGTCGTCGCAGGTGCGTATCCCTCCGCTCTGATCTGCGCAGCGCGTGTTCCAACCATGTACTCTCGCAATAGTGTCGTATGTCCTAATGAAGATGCTGTCCGCCCGCATGCCTCCTGCTCAAAAGACGTTGAGTGGGGCCATTGAGAAGCGGGTTTCGACAACTTCGTCTATTTTGGCATCCATGAAGGAGGTCAAGATGCTCGGGCTCGTGGCATTGTGGCTCGACAAGATCCAGGGCCTCATGGTTCGCGAACTTGCGTATTCATCCAGGATGCGCACACTCGTCGCCTATATGAATGTGTTTGGTAAAAAAtccctcgtcgacatccATGGACTGATTTGCTGATATACTGCGTCAGCCAACATCCCTTCCTACCTTGCGCCAATGTCGGCgttcggcatcgccatcttcgCGTCCGGTCTCGGGGCGTCGGAGCTTTCAGTGGGCAAGATCTTCACCTCACTTGCCATCATTGGCCTCATCTCGGGTCCTTTGGCCCAGCTTCTCTACACTGTGCCTAGTGTAGTTCGTTCTCTTGCAAGTTTCGACAGATTACAAGAGTTCCTAGACAAGGTCGCCGAGTCGAGGTCACTTCGAGACGAACCACGCGATGGCAGCGATAATGAAGCTGCGCCGTACAAGGACGACCTCGATTTCCCAGCGGAAGTGTCGATTGCGGTCGAGCACGCAAGCTTCCGGTATAACGTAGGAGACGATCCAATTCTTCGAGACATCAACGTCCGCGTCCCAAGGGCCTCATTCGCGCTTGTGGTCGGCAAGGTCGGCACAGGCAAGTCGACGCTGATGAACGCGCTTCTGGGCGAGTTGAACACCAGCGGCAGTGTCTACATCGACCGCAACGCCCAAGGCATCGCATACTGCGCGCAAACGCCGTGGCTTGTCAATGCCACGATCCAGCAGAACATCGTTGCGCAGTCGAGTATGGATCAAGACTGGTACGACACCGTGGTTCGCGCGTGTGCTCTCGACGTGGACTTTGCTAGTCTACCACGCGGAGACCGGTCTCTGGTCGGGACAAAGGGCATCTCtctcagcggcggccagaaGCACCGAGTGGTACGTTTCTTTACGCGCCTACGCCAGTACGCAGGCATTGCGTCTGGATGCTGACGACTCGGAACAGGCTCTAGCGCGTGCCGTATACGCCAAGAAGAGTATTCTGTTCATAGATGACGTACTCAGCGGCCTCGATTGGGCGACCCAAGCTCATGTCTGGACCCAAGTGTTTGGTCCTCAGGGGCTTCTTCGGCGAAGCCAATCCACCGTCGTCTTGGCTACGCACTTTGGTAGGTCCAAATATACACATGGTGCAATCCAGCCTTGCTAAATGCCCTCCAGTCAAGAAGATACAAGATGCCGACGCTGTTatcctcctcgaggacggtACGATTGCTCTACAGGAGTCGCCCGAAGCCATTAGTACCATGGAGCAATTCACCAGGCTTCTATCCGAGAGCAACAACCAGTCTTTGTCCGACACCTCATCTAGCAACACGGATGAAGATATTGACGCGACACCAAAAGTCGCGACAGAGGGAAAGGCCGCCAAGTCTGTGACAGTTCAATCAGATGACGAGGACCCAGATCTTGCAGTACGAAAGGTTAGCGACTCGGCCTTGTATGCATACTATTTCGAGCATATCGGTTGGGCGTACGGCCTGTCGTGTTTCTTATCCGGATTCATATCTCCATGCACCAGCCTGGCTGCAAGTAAGGCAACTCAGTTTACCAAGGTCAGATATGATGCGAGACATGATGGCTGACGTGGAACGCATAGGCATATGGATGAAGACCTGGGCCGAAGCAAACGAGAGCCAACGCCATGTCAGCACTGGGTTTTACTTTGGGGTCTACGCTGGGCTTGAGGTGTTCAATAGCGTGATGATTGGCTTCGATATTTGGTAGGACACGGACCGTGTCCTTACTTCTTCATTGCGCCGGTACTAACTGGGAGGCTCAGGTATCTTCTCGCAGTAGTGACTATCAGAGCTACACGAGGAGTTCATCTAGACCTTCTCCAGACTGTCATGGGGTGAGCGACTCCTTGTCATTGTTGTGACGCTTGAACTCAAAACAGACGCTAGGGCGCCTCTTTCGTTCTTCGCCGGCACCGATACGGGCGATGTCCTAAACCGGTTCGTGACGTCCATTCAGAGCGCTCCCAGGCGAGCCTGACCGGTCATAGATTTAGCAAGGACATCTCGTTTGTAAATATGAACATGCCCACGGCGCTGCTGACAACTTGGTTCGGTGCGTCGTCCTGGGCGTCGCCTCACGATGGTGTGTTGAAGCTGACCCTCCAGGCCTCCGTACTGTCGTCATGAACTCCATTCTCGTCCTCCCGGGGTCCAGTTACCTCTCTATCGCAATCCCGTTTACTGTCATATTCGTGTACGTTTTGCAGAAATTTTATGTCCGCACGTCGCGCCAGCTTCGCCACCACGAGCTccagtcgtcggcgccgctcaACACGCACCTCTTGGAAACGATCGATGGGCTGGCCACCATACGCGCATTTGGCTGGCGTGCTGCCTACCGCAAATCGGCACTCGCATTGCTCGACGACTCTCAGAAGCCGCACTACTTGCTCTTCTGCATTCAGCGGTGGCTCAACCTCGTACTGGACCTATATGTCGCTGGTCTTGCGGTGTTCCTCGTAGCGCTGGGGGTGCTGGTACCGGGATCCAGTACGAAaggcgccatggccctggCGCTCCTCAACGTCCTGGGCCTGGGAAGCTCCTTGGCAAACCTGGTCGGTTCCTGGACGTCGCTGGAGACGTCTCTGGGCGCTCTCGCACGCATCAGGGACTTTGAGAACGAGACGCCGCAGGAAATTGCGCCTGCGAAGCCAGAGGAGAAGGGCGACTCGGACTGGCCGTCTCGAGGAGAGATCGAGTTCCGCGAGACGACCGCGTCGTACGATACCAGCGGCGATTCTCTGCTCGCGATAGATCATGTATCGCTGAAGATCAAGCCGGGCGAGAAAGTCGCTATCTGCGGCAGGACCGGCAGTGGTAAATCGTCTTTGCTGCTGACGCTCTTTCGCCTGCTCGAACTCGACTCGGGGTCCATCACCATTGACGGGCTGGACGTGGCGCACATTCCACAGAACAAGGTCCGGCGGAGCCTCATTTCGGTGCCCCAAGAACCGACGCTCTTCCCGGGGACCATCCGCTCCAATCTCTGGCTTGCTCACGACGACAACGaaagcgacagcgacagcgtGGCGCCCTCGGACGATGAGCTCCGCAACGCCCTAGAGCGGGTCGAGCTCTGGGAGGCCATAGCCTCGCAGGTCGAGGGCCTGAACACGGACGTCTCGACGGTGTCGCTCTCGCAGGGCCAGAAGCAGCTCCTGTGCCTGTGTCGGGCGGTGCTCCGCCGGGACACGAgcgcggtgctggtgctggacgaggcgatgAGCGCGGTGGACGGGCACACAGAGCAGGTCATGGTACGGGTGCTGGAGGGCGCGTTCGCGCGGCATACGGTCGTGTCGGTGGCACACAGGCTCAACACGGTGCGCAAGTTTGACAGGGTCGTCGTGCTGGAGGCGgggagggtggtggaggtTGGGGAGCCGGAGCGGTTGCTGGATATTCCAGACGGGAGGTTGCGGGCTCTTTGGGACAGCCAGAACTGAAGGGCTGCGTCGTACGCGCCGCTTTCCAAGGAGCCAGCCTTGCACGACGGGCACGCCCGACCGGTTTGGAGGTTTAGCTTAGGAACGATGGTCTTTACTAGTATGGCTGCCACGAGGAGATAACAAagcccatcaccatcgcATAGAGCGCCTGTGACGCTTGAATAAAGGtagtgccgccgccgccgccgccaataCGGTGTCCCGGTGGCCCAATGTTTCCTTGCTGCGCCGACCGACGAAGTGGCAGACCGGACAAACTGACAAACACTTGGCAGGTACGTTAGTATCCAAAAAGTCGACCGTGGACGATGCAACGCGTCGAACAAAGTGTCAAGGCCAATTCCTTCATCCCACGCAACGGGCAGTACTAGTAAAACTAACCATGTAAGTTAGTAGCTCGCCTGAGCATACAAGTCACGCCTGATACATACACCCTCTGTATCTCGATCATCCTttagagagagagagagaaaagcAAGATGGCCGCCCATCGACATGCTGCGAACCGACAACGGAAACCGAGtcgcatggcatggcatggcatcatCAATGGCACCCAAGTGCCGAACCTACGTATGTAAACGCTGCGCCATCCCGCGCGGGCCGGGAAGCTTAGAATTCCTTAGACCACGGTGACAGACAGTGCAAGGGActagtaacgttagtaagTGGAAAGGGTTCCGCAATGCTGCTACAATACGCTTCTCCACGCGTATGTATGTACCGAGACTTGCGAGAGCCAGcattgcttgcttgctgctagtagtactagtagtactagtaatagtagtagtacgaGGCTAACTTGATGAACATATTAGTTCACGTCAGTCGCCATGGACGGCTGGCAAAACATGGGGAGAGAGCATGTCGTGGTGGCTGGACGAAGAGGCGTATCGCGGCGAGGCTCGACTGTCATGGTCAGGACTCAGGAGGTCCAGTAACCAGCGCGCACAAATCGTTCTACCAGAGAGACTCTCAGCAACGGCCTCTGCTGCGATCGATACAAGGCTGTCGCAGATTGCTGGTTCGTCGTACGTAGTTTGCTTGTACTACTACTCGGCCGAGTCTCGCTCTTAGTCGTGTCACCCAAGCGGCTTTTCCTCTTCCACGCGCATTCCAAAGCACATCCGCCCGAGCCTCGCTAGCCGTCCTTACATGCGACCCAAGGTCGGCTAACCAGCCGCTTCACCTTTGAAGAGAGGGGAGCTCGAAATTCCAGCAAGGCGCTCCATGTCGCTTCTTAACAAATGTCAGAAGCCGGCTACCTCGACGCTTGCTGCACGCTTGTCCGCACCTTTGACGAATCAAGGCTTCTGGCTTCAACTCTAGCGAGAAATGCGAGACAACAACTTCTACGGGGCAATGGACGTTTAAACCGTCCTGGTGCGCTGGaccttttttcttttctttcttaGCGGATACGCTACGGAGTGACGGTGCATTAGACCCGCGTTTACATGGTATTTTGGCATTTCACCATAGAGTCTTAACGCGTTGATCCCAAGGCGAGATACTACTAGCCCAGCCACCCGTGTGCTCGCTCCTCCGCACGGTAGGGCAGTGCTTGTAAGGCGGGACGCTCtttgctgctggtgatgctTTGTTATGATGAGCTGCTACATGATGAATAAAAGGAAAATGTTATGATAATaaagggcgggcgggcggacgctCTGCACGGGTCGGACGCCGTATCCTCCGTTCGTGATTCCTCCCGCGTCGTATCCTCTTCCTTTTCGCTGTCCTGGCAGGGTTGCCGCTCGCTCTTTTTGCCGAACGAAGGAAAGCCTCAAAAtgagagcagcagcagcggcaaggtTGTATTCtgtcgtggccgtggccgtggctgggctgctTGGCTCTGTCAGCGGCCACGAGCagcaccacggccatggcggaggAAGCTGCGAGGACGTTCCCGTTATTGAGTATCAGCCAGCTGCTGTCGTTTGCTCCGGCAGTACGACGGCGAGTACGATGATCCGGTAGGTGCACAtgctcctcccctcccttcctcgacgacagcagcagcagcaaccttTAATGGCACTTGaaccgtcgtcgacccaggCCATTCACTTGCTCGCTTTCAATCACTCTCATTCAACCTCTCAAGGCTAACGAAAAGGGGCGTTCCTACAGGACATACAATACCTGCGCCCCAACATCCTGTGTCGTGACTGTATCGGACACCTTTCCCGTCACGGCAGCCAACATCACGACCAAAACCGTCGTAGGAGCATGCGAGGGCACGTCGACCCTGCCGGTCGATCCGGAAGGGGACACGACTGTCATTGTCACGAAGACGCCCACGGGATGCGTCACtacgacaacgacgacgacggggccgaaGGCGGGGACTAGGACGCTATGGCCGAGTTCGCATGGCGGCACGATGACGGTCATCGTcaccaagacgacgaagacgcacAGCAAGCCGGTGCCTGAGTCGACTACGTGCACGGAGACCGATACTGGGCGAATGAGCCGCACCACGGAGGCGTCTACAGCGCCGACCGCTGGCTCGTCGTCAGGTAGCAAGTCTACTTCCTCCGCTGCGTCGTCGGATACGTCAacaaggacgacgtcgaACACGGGCACAGGTAGCTCCACGTCTGCGGGCTCCTCCACGACGGCTACGTCCACGAATACGTCGACGTCAGGGTTAGCTACAACTACACCGACcacaacgacaacgacggcaacCACCAGTAACACGGAGTCATCCACGACATCGTCTAGCACGTCTACTTCAATCACCACGCAAACGGCGACTACGTCAAGTACGTCCGCGACGACCACTACGCAGACCAcaccgacgacaacaacaacgtcATCGTCCACCTCATCTACATCCACTACGGCGACCACACCGACAACATCGTCATCAACTACCTCCACCTCAACTACAACAGAGACCACACCTACCACATCATCCTCAAGCACCTCAACAACTACCACTTCCACAACAAGCACAACCTCAACCACCgacaccagcaccaccacgcccaccaccagtCCCACGACAACCTCATCCTCCACAACCTCATCcacatccaccaccaccacatcctCCACCTCCCCCACGCAAACATGTCCCGACCTCGAAAACGGCAACTTCGGCGACACCACTGGCACCCTCGCCCCGTGGTACATCTCGGACCAGATGACGGCCGACTCCtcaggcgtcgtcgccgagggccccaacggccgcagcggcagctccttCGCCCTCATCCCCTCGCAGACGGACCGCGCCCAGGTCTACCTCAACCAGCAGATCCCCCGCTGCGGCGACcccccgcccgtcgtcaccctCACCATCCGCTTCGACTACCAGTTCACCGGCGACTCCGAGGGCTgcagcatcggcgccgccgtcaaccGCGACCCCAACaacctcgtcaccgtcaccgacgaGGGCGTTACCCCCGGCGAGTGGCAGCATTACGAGGGGCAGCCCATCATGGTCCAGTTGACGTATGATTCCCTCTTCACGCTGAAGCTCATGTGCGACTCGGATACGCCAAACATGCCGGGCATTCTCATCACCGACATCACAATCTATTAAGTCCGTTTCGCGCCGTTTGATGATTCATGATTCCCCCTTTTTAGAGGTCCATAAGTCAGTTCAGTTCATTCCCAGGTACATGATGGAAGACAACTTGAATTGTAAACTTCGTTTTCTTTTCCGTTTAATTTTCTTTCAGCGGACCAAGTTGAAGTATTGTATGTCAGTGTATTTAATAACAAAACGTAGTACCAGTCGCGCCAGCTGCTAAACGCTAAAGGTCAATCGCACGCACAGTAAAGCTATACCTCCAACGTCTCACCAGGGACTCTGGCTTCCAATATTCATCTCCATCCGCTGCACTCCAGACCTAGGTATCTTGCATGCCTGATCCAGCTCCGCGTCCACATCCCAGACCTGTAACAAGTCGTCCATCTCGCATAGCAGATCCTCTACAACATCCATCGGTTCTTGGGACTCTCTTGCAACTCGTTCTTGCCGTTCTCGCACCACATCCGTTTCAAGTTCGAGGGCAGCTCCGCCCAACTGCTCAGTAGCCACGGCATCGTCCGCCGCCAAAAATTGCGCGGCCATGCCTTGCATGCCTGGACTCTGAGCAGCCTGTTGGGATGCCGTTGGGATGAGCTTCTGACGTAGTCCATCGGTGCGACTTGCCACGGCCGCGAAATGCTTTCTAAACTTGTCGCTTTCTGATGTGGGGAGGTTGCCAATGGGCGTGGCCGggggaggcgacgccgcgcgtCCCCGTTGTTCAAAACTCGATTGACCACATGAGTCTTGCAAGCCTCTGACCTGCTCTTGCCCAGCGCCATGATCTGGTAGTCGCCATGACACGCGCCGGCTAGCACGTGGCACGCTACCATGGATTTTCAGCGCCGAAGCCATTCGATATCCTTCTATACTCTGCCCAATATGGCCGGTGCGGGGACGAGTTCGTGCTGGTGAGGGCGTCATGAATGAAGCAAATGATTTGACAGTAAATTGCGGCTCCGGTGTCGACAGTCGCACGGCTGGCTGCGATGCAGGTGTCTTGATGCTACCTTGAGACACAAGACAATTGCTTGagacgttgccgccgtaCGCCAAGGTATCGCCAATACCACCAGCCCATGGGCTTTGTGCGTCTGCGGGTATAACAAGCTGGCTCTCACCCGAGTTTAGGCACTTCTCATCAGAGAATCGGCCGGTGCTCTCACCGTGATTGCCAGTTGAAATGTCTTTCGAGCGCCCGAAGAGCTGCGTCTTGTCCCATGGAGTCTGTTGTGATTCTGTTATCACGGCGCCTGTGGCTTTTTCTGGCGTGACTGCTGTTTCTTCTTGTTGATAAGTGGAGTTGTCAATATTCGCAATCATCGGGACAGCGGCCTCACTTTCCGGTCGCGACGCATCAATATGCTCCTGGTGGG from Purpureocillium takamizusanense chromosome 12, complete sequence harbors:
- a CDS encoding uncharacterized protein (COG:S~EggNog:ENOG503Q0G8); protein product: MIRTYNTCAPTSCVVTVSDTFPVTAANITTKTVVGACEGTSTLPVDPEGDTTVIVTKTPTGCVTTTTTTTGPKAGTRTLWPSSHGGTMTVIVTKTTKTHSKPLHVCGLLHDGYVHEYVDVRHVYFNHHANGDYVKYVRDDHYADHTDDNNNVIVHLIYIHYGDHTDNIVINYLHLNYNRDHTYHIILKHLNNYHFHNKHNLNHRHQHHHAHHQSHDNLILHNLIHIHHHHILHLPHANMSRPRKRQLRRHHWHPRPVTDRAQVYLNQQIPRCGDPPPVVTLTIRFDYQFTGDSEGCSIGAAVNRDPNNLVTVTDEGVTPGEWQHYEGQPIMVQLTYDSLFTLKLMCDSDTPNMPGILITDITIY